The nucleotide window GCGGATACCAAAGGCGCAAGGGGGTATTTAAGAAATATTGGATTTACTAAATCAATGTCTTCTTTAATGCCCGAGGCAGAAAGCAGTTTTTCTGCGTCTTTTCTGTCTCCGGTGGCTATCGGTTTCATTACTCCAAACCTTATTTTGTTAGACTTAAGAGCTTTCGCAAGTGAACAAGCTATATAAGTCTTGCCTATGCCAGTATCAGTCCCGGTTATAAAAATACCTTTATGCATATTTATCCTTTTTTAGGGAAATTTAATCGGTAAGCAGGGATATTATAGCACTATCATTTTGCAATTGCAAAACTAAAAATAGGGGACGTAGTTAGATATTACGATATTGACAATGCTGGCTGCAAATGATAATATCTAAATATGCCAAGGCAAGGAAGAATAAACATTGAAGGTGGAATTTATCACGTAATGCAACGTGGAATTGAACGTCGGGAAATATTTAAAGATGATGATGACCGAAGAGAATTTCTTAGGCGATTGGGAGAAGGACTAAAACAAACGCAGCATAAGTGCTATGGTTGGGTGTTGATGCCCAACCATTTTCATTTGCTGATAAGAACTGGCGCAAGGCCTCTCAGCGATTTAATGCGGAAACTATTAACCGGGTATGCGTTATATTTTAACAAGAAGTATAAGAGGTGTGGCTATTTGTATCAGAACCGATATAAATCAATATTGTGCCAGGAAGAAGAGTACCTTTTGGAATTGGTAAGGTATATACATTTAAATCCGATAAGGGCAAAAATAGTAAAAGGGATACAAGAGCTCAGCAGTTATAAATGGAGCGGGCATTCAGTTATAATGGGTAAAAACAAAGTAGAATGGCAGAGTATCGGCGAGATATTGGAACGGTTTGGGAGATCAAAATCTGCGGCGACAAAAAAGTATGAGAGATATGTAGCAGAAGCAAAGGATATGACAAAAAGGGATGATTTAACTGGAGGGGGGATGTTAAGGAGTATTGGCGGCTGGAAAGAGGTGTTGAATTTGAGGGGAGCAAATGAAAAATGGTTGGCTGATGAGCGGATATTAGGAGACAGCGGCTTTGTAAATTCAACGTTAAAGCAAGCCGATGAGCAAATGACACGAAAAGCAAGACTAAAGAAAGAAGGATGGGATATAAACAGACTTGTAAAAAAAGTTTGTGAATTGCTAAATGTTGATGAGCACGAGATAAAGAGGGAAAGCAGAAGGAGTAAATTGTCGCAGGCGAAAAGCTTAATAGCGTATTGGGGAAACAAGGAATTAGGAATTTCTGGGGTTGAGCTTGCGAAATATTTTGGAATAACAAAATCGTCAATAAGCTCTGCAGTA belongs to Elusimicrobiota bacterium and includes:
- a CDS encoding transposase; amino-acid sequence: MQRGIERREIFKDDDDRREFLRRLGEGLKQTQHKCYGWVLMPNHFHLLIRTGARPLSDLMRKLLTGYALYFNKKYKRCGYLYQNRYKSILCQEEEYLLELVRYIHLNPIRAKIVKGIQELSSYKWSGHSVIMGKNKVEWQSIGEILERFGRSKSAATKKYERYVAEAKDMTKRDDLTGGGMLRSIGGWKEVLNLRGANEKWLADERILGDSGFVNSTLKQADEQMTRKARLKKEGWDINRLVKKVCELLNVDEHEIKRESRRSKLSQAKSLIAYWGNKELGISGVELAKYFGITKSSISSAVKRGGKIAYENEYRII